The Lacticaseibacillus rhamnosus DNA window CAATTCGAAAAATAACCGGGTGCGCATCATGGCGCGACCCGACTTGTTTAGCCATGTCAAGATCACTAGACAGATGGACAAAATCACGATTCATCGGCCGCAACCCCTCACTTTCAATCATGATGGCCGCCTGATGGGAAGTCCCATGATACAACCAAGTAGGTGGTTTGCTGGCGGGCATTAGCGGTAAAACCGGAACACTATGACCATATACTGCCCGAATCCTATTATCTTCAAGCGCGAATCGCCGCTTATCGCTTTGACGCATCATGGCAGCCAGTACCTGTCGATCTAAATGCACTTGATAATGCGCGTTAAACCGTTGGATCAAGGTGTCCAGATCCACGCGGCCATATGCATCAAGTTTTAAGCCGAGTCTTTCCGGATGATGGCGTAAAATAAAACTGAGAAGCTTACTGATCTTCACAAGTTGTTTCTCCATTGCTATATACCCCATTTTCACAAAATCCAATGAGACTAAAGGAAGGATCACCTTGAAACTTAATTTTTCCGCTGCACGCATGTCCGATCTTGATGCAATCATGCGAATTGAACATGCCGGATTCACCCCGCAAGAAGCGGCCAGCCGTATCAGCATGGCGGCGCGCATTACGAACTATCCCGATACCTTTATTGTCGCCCGGGTTGCAAATACCATTGTGGGTTATGTTGTGGGTCCAGCCACTTTCAAGCCTACAATCACAGATGATCTTTTTACGGATAGTCAGCCTAATCAGCCCGCTGCCCCTTACCTTGCGATTCTCAGCTTAGCCGTGGCCCCAAACATGCAACACCATGGGATCGGCCGTCAACTACTAGCTAAGCTGACTCAAGTTGCTCAATTGCAAAAACGCACTGCGCTCACTTTAACCTGCCTATCACGCCTTATCCCTTTTTATGAGCATGTCGGCTTTCATAATGACGGTCTTGCAGCTTCCACCCATGCCGGTGAAGTCTGGTTCAATATGTCAAAACCAGTCAAGCCCGTCGCAAAAATCTAGGTTGCTAACTTTGATGCAGATGCTGTCGCAAAACCGGTGCTGTTTCGTTGACTAAAAAAAGCGACCCGTCAGCCTGCGCCGCCAAACTAGCGCCCAAATCACCTAAGTCAAACGGCTCAAAACCAATTGCCCAGATTAACGCCGCCACTTGCTTCTTAGCCTGAGGATCGTCACCGGCATAAGGCAGCGCAATGCGATCCACCGACCGATTGGGACGTGCCAGCTGTGCAAATACCGCCATTTCAATTGAATTAAAGGCTTTGACAACGCGGTGTGAATGAAAATGTTCCGCGACCATTTGTGACGTTGCTTTTTGATGACATTCAATCTCGGGAATCCGTTCATCCCGATCCGGAAAGTAATTGGTTGCATCCACAATAATCGGATCATTTCCGGTTGGTAACGGTAACGCTTTGATCGCAAAAAACGGCACCGCCAACACGACTAAATCCTGCGCCTCTGCCTGCTCAACTGTACCTGCTGCTGCCCCCAAAACGCGTGCCAAATCATCTAATGCATCCACCGAACCGCGATGAGCCAGCATGACGGTATTCCCCGCCCGCACAAAAAGCTGCGTCAAAACCTGACCAACATAACCTGCACCAATCATCCCGATTTTCATTCATCATCACACACCTTCATTATTCATTAATTATATCGCGCCATTGCTTTTTGAGGCAAATAAGCTTTTATATCCTTGTTATGCGTGCAGATATTACATCTTTTATAATTATTTAATTTAGCAGACAGACTGGGCCAGTTGTCTCTTTTCCACTATTATGGTTTACAAACTAGTTAAGTCGGTTTAAACTACTAGTATGTAAAACATGCTAGTCGAAAGGGAGCGATGCACGTGGCAGCCGACGCGAACAGTCAGATGCTAAAAGGAATTTTACAAGGGTGCTTGCTTATTTTACTGGCGCGAAAAGAACAATACGGTTATGCCATCAGTGAATCGCTTGATCTTTTCGGATTTGGCGACGTCCCCAAAGGCACCATCTACCCACTATTGATGACGATGGAGAAAAAAGGCCTGCTAGTCAGCCATATGCGCCCGTCACCGGATGGCCCGCAGCGTAAATACTATGCCGTGACGCCTTTGGGAGAAACTGCCCGCCAGACTTTTATGGTGCAATGGTCGGAACTTAAGGATCATGTCGAACAGCTTATTGCCGATCAACCGGAAGAATAGAACAGGTTACAATCGCGCTAGTTCACGCTCCATAACGCGTTCACTGACGCAGAAGTCTGCGGCTAAGGCTACTTACACTTCGACTTCTGACCGCGCCAGTTCACGCGCACTTATACGAGGAGGCCTTGACGATGAAAAAACGGAAACAAGCAGTCAAAAAGATGGTTGCGGAGAACAATGAACTACGTAAACAGTTAACTAAGGAAAACCGTGACTATTACGAGAATCTGCTGACTTACTTAAGAGGAAAATCTTTCTTACGCGATGATTATCAAGTCGAGCAAAACTTGTTAACTATTTTGCAGGACTTAATTGATGCTCAGGCGGATGGGGTTGAGGCTGCTGCTTATTTTGGCCAGAATCCGGAAGCAACGGCCAATGATTTGCTGAAGACGATTCCGTTCAATCTCGCTGACTTCTTCTGGTTTAATTTAAAACTGGTTTTCATGATGTTTTTTATTTTGTGGATTCCGAAGCTAGCTAACCCGGTCATGACCCTTGATATCGGGATGACATTTCTTTGCGGCGTCATTGCAATTATTGGCAGCTGGTGTTTTGTTTGGCTTTTAGGTGGTTCTGCTTTTGCAAAACACACTCGTATTCAAATTTTTAGTTTAATCGTTTTTAGCATTATTGTCTTTGCTGTTATGTTTTTCGTGTCAATTTTTGTTAAAACCGGCTGGCGGATCACGCTTCCCTCCCAAGTATCACTCGCGGTTATTGTCTTAGGTTTAGTCATTATCGTTATTTTCCCATTCGTCCAGCATCTAAATGAGTTCAACATTTTCTTCTATCTTTATGTTGCGTTTTACTTCGTTTTAGGATTGCTTCTTCGTCTTCCACAAACCAAGCCTTTTCTAACAGCTAAAGTCAACTTAGGTCCGTGGAAATGGGTCGTTATCATTGGGCTTGTGCTCTTTTCACTCGCGATTGGAGGACTTGTTTACCGGTTTTATCAACGCCGCCATCCAGACTAACCGTTGCGTGTATCGCGTGTCGGTACGAGAATTCGCGCCAACGGGTTTTCTAGGCCGCAAATTCAGCTACAATAGATGGCATACGTTCCAACTGAAGGAGTGACTATTTTGATCCCTAATGAAACCATCCGGCACCAGCTTCACCACCGCTCGATTCGGCAATTTAAACCGGAACAGCTTAGCCAGCAAACGATCCGCACATTGCTTGATGTCGCTCAGCATACGGCAAGTTCCATGTATCTGCAGCTGTTTTCGGTTATTCATATTCTCGATCCGCAAATCCGGGCTAAAATTGCCGAAATTAGCACACAAGGCTATTTAAACGGTCCTGGGGAATTATTTATTTTTATTGCTGATTTGAATCGCGTTGCCACCTTGACCGCCGCTGCCAATCACCCGCTTGATCGCGTTGGGCGGATGGACAAGTTTCTCCAGGCAAGCGCCGATGCTACCTTGGCACTGCAAAATATGGTGGTGGCCGCTGAAAGCCTGGGTCTTGGAACCGTCACACTAGGCAGTATTCAAAATGATGCCCAAGCCATGATTGATTTATTGCATCTGCCGAAGTACACATTTCCATTGTTAGGCTTAGCAGTGGGCTTGCCAGCTGACCAGCCAGACGAAAAGCCGCGCATGCCTCAGTCGCTGGTTGCTTTCACCAATCATTATGGTGAACCGGCGCCAAAAGCAGATGTACTGAGCGACTATGATCAAACAGTGCATAATTATTACGCCACCCGTCATGGTTCCCATCGTAAGGAGACCTACACCGACCTCGCAGTGAGTGCCGGAAGCTATACGCCGGCAAAACGCGCTGATTTATTTGATGTGATGCGTCATCAAGGCTTCTTCCCTGAAAGCTAACCGTTTGTTTTTCTTTTTGGTCCATACCTGTATTGTTAACAATACTAACCGCTTGAAGCGTTGATCAAGCGGTTATTTTTGTGTCTTCTGTCGAGCATTTAAAATAGATGAAGAATTATTGACCCACCAGTCAATTTCTTGTTGACTGATGGGTCAATGGCGACTATACTTCGGTTGAAATGAGCGATGATTGACTACTGTAACGAAAACATCGGCTCTCGGTTCGTTCAACGACTTGGTATCCGCACGCACCATACCGTAGAAACACGCGCTGACTCACGCTCACTTTACTTAGGAGGTTAGTCATGACAACAAATGTTATCGAACTTGACCATATTCAAAAAAGATTTGGTAAGTTTGAGGCTTTAAAAGATGTCAGTTTTACGTTGGCGTCAGGCCAGGTTTTAGGCTTTTTAGGGCCGAATGGTGCTGGCAAGTCGACAACGATTCGGATTATTTTGGGGTTACTAAAGAAAACCAGCGGCTCGGTAACCGTATTTGGCAAGGACGCTTGGCATGATGATGCTGCGATTCATCCGCGAATTGCTTACATCCCGGGCGATGTTTATCTGTGGCCGAATTTGTCCGGCGGCGAAATCATTGACTTGTTACTCCGCTTAAACGGGCGGACTCATAATCAAAAAACCGATGAACTGATGCAACGATTCGAATTTGATCCGAAGAAAAAAGCCCGTACCTACTCAAAAGGTAACCGCCAAAAAGTTGCGATCATCGCCGCTTTGTCACAAGACGCTGATCTTTACATTTTCGATGAGCCAACGTCAGGACTGGATCCGTTGAATGAGCAAACTTTTCAACAAGAAGTGCTTAAACTCAAGCAGGCGGGAAAAAGTGTTTTGCTCTCCAGTCACATTCTGTCAGAAGTGGAACGAATGTGTGACTCGATTGTGATTATTCGTGACGGCAGCGTGATTGAAAGTGGCAATCTCGCCCAAATGCAGCATTTATCGCGTTTACGCGTTGAAGTCACGTCGACAACGGCTTTGGATAGTTTGACCCAATCAACCGGTATTCATGAGCTGACCTTTCCAGAGAGACAGCACACGAAGGCCATTTTCACTGCTGATCGCGATGACCTAAGTGCGATCATGCAAACCTTAGCTAGCCATGCGATCCTGGATTTGCAAGTCACGCCGCCAACTTTGGAAGATCTCTTTATGCGCTATTACGAAAAAGAAGGTGCTGATCATGCGGCACAATAATCGCCA harbors:
- a CDS encoding RNA 2'-phosphotransferase — encoded protein: MEKQLVKISKLLSFILRHHPERLGLKLDAYGRVDLDTLIQRFNAHYQVHLDRQVLAAMMRQSDKRRFALEDNRIRAVYGHSVPVLPLMPASKPPTWLYHGTSHQAAIMIESEGLRPMNRDFVHLSSDLDMAKQVGSRHDAHPVIFRIDALAAFTAGALFYPTGSRVWLTGKILPKFLTRMPTSG
- a CDS encoding ABC transporter ATP-binding protein, which produces MTTNVIELDHIQKRFGKFEALKDVSFTLASGQVLGFLGPNGAGKSTTIRIILGLLKKTSGSVTVFGKDAWHDDAAIHPRIAYIPGDVYLWPNLSGGEIIDLLLRLNGRTHNQKTDELMQRFEFDPKKKARTYSKGNRQKVAIIAALSQDADLYIFDEPTSGLDPLNEQTFQQEVLKLKQAGKSVLLSSHILSEVERMCDSIVIIRDGSVIESGNLAQMQHLSRLRVEVTSTTALDSLTQSTGIHELTFPERQHTKAIFTADRDDLSAIMQTLASHAILDLQVTPPTLEDLFMRYYEKEGADHAAQ
- a CDS encoding GNAT family N-acetyltransferase produces the protein MKLNFSAARMSDLDAIMRIEHAGFTPQEAASRISMAARITNYPDTFIVARVANTIVGYVVGPATFKPTITDDLFTDSQPNQPAAPYLAILSLAVAPNMQHHGIGRQLLAKLTQVAQLQKRTALTLTCLSRLIPFYEHVGFHNDGLAASTHAGEVWFNMSKPVKPVAKI
- a CDS encoding DUF1129 domain-containing protein, with translation MKKRKQAVKKMVAENNELRKQLTKENRDYYENLLTYLRGKSFLRDDYQVEQNLLTILQDLIDAQADGVEAAAYFGQNPEATANDLLKTIPFNLADFFWFNLKLVFMMFFILWIPKLANPVMTLDIGMTFLCGVIAIIGSWCFVWLLGGSAFAKHTRIQIFSLIVFSIIVFAVMFFVSIFVKTGWRITLPSQVSLAVIVLGLVIIVIFPFVQHLNEFNIFFYLYVAFYFVLGLLLRLPQTKPFLTAKVNLGPWKWVVIIGLVLFSLAIGGLVYRFYQRRHPD
- a CDS encoding NADPH-dependent oxidoreductase; amino-acid sequence: MAYVPTEGVTILIPNETIRHQLHHRSIRQFKPEQLSQQTIRTLLDVAQHTASSMYLQLFSVIHILDPQIRAKIAEISTQGYLNGPGELFIFIADLNRVATLTAAANHPLDRVGRMDKFLQASADATLALQNMVVAAESLGLGTVTLGSIQNDAQAMIDLLHLPKYTFPLLGLAVGLPADQPDEKPRMPQSLVAFTNHYGEPAPKADVLSDYDQTVHNYYATRHGSHRKETYTDLAVSAGSYTPAKRADLFDVMRHQGFFPES
- a CDS encoding NADPH-dependent F420 reductase encodes the protein MKIGMIGAGYVGQVLTQLFVRAGNTVMLAHRGSVDALDDLARVLGAAAGTVEQAEAQDLVVLAVPFFAIKALPLPTGNDPIIVDATNYFPDRDERIPEIECHQKATSQMVAEHFHSHRVVKAFNSIEMAVFAQLARPNRSVDRIALPYAGDDPQAKKQVAALIWAIGFEPFDLGDLGASLAAQADGSLFLVNETAPVLRQHLHQS
- a CDS encoding PadR family transcriptional regulator, whose protein sequence is MAADANSQMLKGILQGCLLILLARKEQYGYAISESLDLFGFGDVPKGTIYPLLMTMEKKGLLVSHMRPSPDGPQRKYYAVTPLGETARQTFMVQWSELKDHVEQLIADQPEE